The Terriglobia bacterium genome has a segment encoding these proteins:
- a CDS encoding DUF488 domain-containing protein, whose translation MPPSQSGAFFTVGHSNLEAEALLAALQRHSIGILGDVRSRPASSRFPQFNREFLEEALASAGIRYEFLGEELGGRPGDPRAYRSDGLVDYAKRRNSAEFRSGLDRGLALAHGGNIALLCAEEDPLECHRFLLICPALVAAGVAPQHIRRGGALESQREAEDRLLALHGFADVTSDALFTSGRDAALEDALRLQSEKYAFRVSPEALESF comes from the coding sequence ATGCCCCCGTCACAATCCGGCGCTTTCTTCACCGTTGGTCACTCGAATCTGGAGGCCGAGGCGCTCCTCGCCGCCTTGCAGCGCCATTCCATTGGCATCCTTGGCGATGTCCGCAGCCGCCCTGCCAGTTCGCGTTTTCCCCAGTTCAACCGCGAATTCTTAGAGGAAGCGCTGGCCTCCGCCGGCATCCGCTACGAATTTCTCGGGGAGGAGCTGGGGGGCCGCCCCGGCGACCCCCGCGCGTACCGCTCTGACGGTCTCGTGGACTATGCGAAGCGCCGCAACTCCGCGGAGTTTCGCAGCGGCCTCGACCGCGGCCTCGCCCTCGCGCACGGAGGCAATATCGCCCTGCTGTGCGCGGAGGAAGACCCCCTGGAATGCCATCGCTTTCTGCTCATCTGCCCCGCGCTGGTGGCCGCCGGAGTTGCGCCGCAGCACATCCGCCGCGGCGGTGCGCTCGAATCGCAGCGCGAAGCGGAAGATCGCCTCCTCGCCCTGCACGGTTTTGCGGATGTGACCAGTGACGCGCTCTTCACTTCCGGCCGCGACGCCGCCCTCGAGGACGCCCTGCGCCTCCAGTCCGAGAAATATGCCTTCCGGGTTTCGCCCGAAGCGCTGGAATCTTTCTAG
- a CDS encoding HD domain-containing protein: protein MSTPKKRARRTPPKKAPHAPALTSRFIRALGYAARIHARQTRKGKEHPYVGHLLAVASIVIQYGGDENAVIAALLHDAVEDQGGLPRLREIRRKFGTRVARIVAGCTDTDETFRPPWRERKERYIRRVRRESPEVRLVSAADKLSNVREILADHRLLGDAVFERFHGRKEGTLWYYRALVEEFRAAGVTPLVEELDRVVSALERRARPAD, encoded by the coding sequence ATGTCCACGCCGAAAAAAAGAGCGCGCCGCACGCCGCCAAAGAAAGCGCCGCACGCGCCCGCCCTGACCTCCCGCTTCATCCGCGCGCTGGGCTACGCCGCGCGCATCCACGCCCGGCAGACGCGCAAGGGCAAGGAACACCCCTACGTCGGGCATCTCCTGGCCGTGGCTTCCATTGTGATCCAGTATGGCGGCGACGAGAACGCGGTCATCGCCGCGCTGCTGCACGACGCCGTGGAGGATCAGGGCGGCCTGCCGCGGTTGCGCGAGATTCGCCGCAAGTTCGGGACGCGCGTGGCGCGCATCGTCGCGGGCTGCACGGACACCGACGAAACCTTCCGCCCGCCGTGGCGCGAACGCAAGGAGCGCTACATCCGCCGCGTGCGCCGGGAATCGCCCGAGGTCCGCCTGGTTTCCGCCGCCGACAAGCTTTCCAACGTACGCGAGATTCTCGCCGACCATCGCCTGCTCGGCGACGCGGTCTTCGAGCGCTTTCACGGGCGCAAAGAAGGCACGCTGTGGTACTACCGCGCTCTGGTCGAGGAGTTCCGCGCCGCCGGAGTGACGCCGCTCGTCGAGGAGCTCGACCGCGTGGTCTCCGCGCTGGAACGCCGCGCCCGCCCTGCCGACTGA
- a CDS encoding maleylpyruvate isomerase N-terminal domain-containing protein, translated as MNAAEPIVVTQVYPQVEARLIELLRALSPEDWRRATLCPGWTVKDIAAHLLDTNLRRLSMARDAFFGEAPENANSYEGLVRFLDRLNADWVRAARRISPRLLTDWMEITSREVCAHFAALDPFAKAPFSVAWAGESESLNWFDIAREYTERWHHQQQIRLAVARPGSSTASDILTRELYYPVLDTFMRALPRTYAQVDAPEGTTVKVTVTGEAGGAWLLLRRAAAWQLTNTEPASLAAEAAIPPDLAWRLFTNSLPAEARRAVQTRGDARLTAPLFQAVAVMATPKSH; from the coding sequence ATGAATGCAGCGGAACCCATCGTGGTGACCCAGGTCTACCCGCAGGTGGAAGCCCGCCTCATCGAGTTGCTGCGCGCGCTTTCTCCCGAAGACTGGCGCCGCGCGACCCTCTGCCCCGGCTGGACCGTGAAGGACATCGCCGCGCACCTGCTGGATACTAACCTGCGCCGCCTGTCTATGGCCCGCGACGCATTTTTCGGCGAGGCGCCGGAGAACGCGAACAGCTACGAGGGCCTGGTGCGCTTTCTCGACCGCTTGAATGCCGATTGGGTGCGCGCCGCCCGGCGCATCAGCCCGCGCCTGCTCACCGATTGGATGGAGATCACCAGCCGCGAGGTCTGCGCGCACTTCGCTGCGCTCGATCCCTTCGCCAAGGCGCCGTTCTCCGTGGCCTGGGCCGGCGAGAGCGAATCGCTCAACTGGTTCGATATCGCCCGCGAGTACACCGAGCGCTGGCACCACCAGCAGCAGATCCGCCTGGCGGTGGCGCGCCCGGGCAGCTCCACGGCCTCGGACATCCTGACCCGCGAGCTCTACTATCCCGTGCTGGATACCTTCATGCGCGCGCTGCCGCGGACGTATGCGCAGGTGGACGCTCCGGAAGGCACAACCGTGAAAGTGACCGTGACCGGCGAGGCCGGCGGCGCCTGGCTTCTCCTCCGCCGCGCCGCCGCGTGGCAGCTCACAAATACGGAGCCGGCTTCCCTCGCCGCCGAAGCCGCCATCCCGCCAGATCTCGCCTGGCGCCTCTTCACCAACAGCCTCCCCGCCGAAGCGCGCCGCGCCGTGCAGACGCGCGGCGACGCGCGCCTCACTGCTCCGCTCTTCCAGGCCGTCGCCGTCATGGCCACGCCGAAAAGTCATTAG
- a CDS encoding cupin domain-containing protein encodes MSSPNAPSKGEMPAAEAVSLAELVAYQDGAVVSRTLVKRATGTVTLFAFDEGQGLSEHTAPFDALAHVLEGEVEIVISGKPLMARAGEAVLMPANQPHSLKALTRFKMLLTMIRS; translated from the coding sequence ATGAGTTCACCAAATGCACCAAGCAAGGGCGAGATGCCCGCGGCGGAAGCGGTTTCGCTGGCGGAGCTGGTGGCGTATCAAGATGGAGCAGTGGTCAGCCGGACGCTGGTGAAGCGCGCCACAGGGACCGTTACGCTGTTCGCTTTCGACGAGGGCCAGGGTCTCAGCGAGCATACCGCACCGTTCGACGCGCTGGCGCATGTCTTAGAGGGCGAAGTGGAAATCGTGATTTCCGGCAAACCGCTGATGGCGAGAGCCGGAGAAGCGGTCCTCATGCCGGCAAATCAACCGCACTCGCTGAAGGCGCTCACCCGATTCAAAATGCTGCTGACGATGATTCGCTCGTAG
- a CDS encoding transposase has product MAEVGLLPFARIALQVSKAVLPRYRSRFSRRQFTQPQLLAVLCLMRYEDWTFREAQVRLGGHRELRQTLGLVSVPDFTTLYRFLKRLDDQTIDRAVGEAVRRLRGSRCRGRRRARVAVDATGLAQGAVSTFFVRRMHHHG; this is encoded by the coding sequence ATGGCCGAAGTCGGACTCCTGCCTTTTGCTCGCATCGCCCTGCAAGTCTCCAAGGCGGTGCTTCCGCGTTACCGCAGCCGTTTCAGCAGGCGCCAATTCACGCAGCCGCAGTTGCTGGCCGTCCTCTGTCTGATGCGCTACGAGGACTGGACCTTTCGCGAAGCCCAGGTGCGATTGGGCGGGCACCGCGAATTGCGTCAGACGTTGGGGCTCGTGAGTGTGCCCGATTTCACGACTCTGTATCGCTTCCTGAAGCGTCTCGACGACCAGACCATCGATCGAGCGGTCGGCGAGGCGGTGCGCCGGTTGCGCGGTTCGCGATGCCGGGGGCGCAGGCGGGCTCGCGTGGCCGTGGACGCGACGGGCTTGGCGCAGGGAGCGGTCAGCACGTTCTTTGTGCGGCGCATGCATCATCACGGGTAA
- a CDS encoding transposase, which translates to MADLDQQFLLSQIARRGPCNDCANLPAVVEAASEQTRIGLVLADAEFDSGRNRTYIRQHLGARRVIPAKRGKKTWRVRGVRAEMRRAFPRKLYRRRALIETLFSSVKRKLSARAPGRSLRMQMRQALRLGLSFNLYRLRHRYPFLRMSTEPDNF; encoded by the coding sequence GTGGCGGATCTGGATCAACAGTTCTTGTTGTCGCAGATCGCGCGACGCGGTCCGTGCAACGACTGCGCGAATTTGCCCGCCGTCGTCGAAGCGGCTTCCGAGCAAACGCGCATCGGGCTGGTCCTGGCCGACGCCGAGTTCGACAGCGGGAGAAATCGCACGTATATCCGGCAGCATCTCGGGGCGCGGAGGGTGATCCCCGCCAAGCGCGGAAAGAAAACGTGGCGCGTGCGTGGAGTGCGTGCCGAGATGCGGCGGGCGTTTCCGCGAAAGCTCTACCGGCGCCGCGCCCTGATCGAAACCCTGTTCTCTTCGGTGAAGCGCAAGCTCTCGGCTCGCGCACCGGGTCGCTCGCTGCGGATGCAGATGCGCCAAGCCCTGCGGCTCGGACTGAGTTTCAATCTGTATCGCTTGAGGCATCGCTATCCTTTCCTGAGGATGTCAACAGAGCCAGATAACTTTTAG
- a CDS encoding trehalose-6-phosphate synthase encodes MPLIISVSAVSLLFAGYQVRTERRNLRRDLSRRSQVLAESLQTNIEPLFERANEKNNERYMQRLVERFGKHDQFKGIAVYDTAGTALAMTSGLAALLRTCPATAAHAVQQDAATEDYVVIGDAPFQIYALPLHRAGEIVGALALVNDTAYIDAQVSHTLRDSLVNAGVQTLLIAGLALLLVRWNFIAPLARTAKWLSILRTGQPHAPPALSQSEIFAQFNQEVTHLANDLTSARAVAEEEARLRDSHVSLWTAERLRVSFRAKLQGTPLFVVSNRQPYIHTFNGKKSIEVIVPASGLVTALEPVLLACDGTWVAHGSGSADRAVVDAHDRLRVPPDHPSYTLRRVWLTPEEERGYYAGFSNEGLWPLCHIAHTRPVFRPQDWERYQEVNRHFADTILQEMQGTESPILLAQDYHFALLPRMVKEARPDARVAIFWHIPWPNPEVFGICPWQRELVDGLLGADLIGFHIQSHCNNFLETVEHALEALTEWDRFAVNRQGHVTRVRPYPISVAFPDSSQTRVPLRSPGKERADLFAELGVEASLLGLGVDRVDYTKGILERFRGIERFLELFPVYLNRFTFVQIGAPSRTHIDRYHHYLEEVSAEADRINARFQTALWKPIVLLKRHHSHEEIARFYHAASVCLVTSLHDGMNLVAKEFVAARDDERGVLILSTFAGAANELSDALLVNPYDVQHLALTVCRALEMPDEEQTARMQRMRRGVRKHNVYRWAANLLSDLTEIRIDTPERAEVP; translated from the coding sequence CTGCCCCTCATTATCAGCGTGTCCGCTGTCTCTCTGCTGTTCGCTGGTTATCAGGTCCGCACAGAGCGCCGCAATCTACGCCGGGATCTCTCGCGACGCTCCCAAGTTCTTGCAGAAAGCCTGCAGACAAACATCGAGCCTCTCTTCGAACGCGCGAATGAAAAAAACAATGAAAGGTATATGCAGCGTCTCGTGGAGCGGTTCGGCAAGCACGATCAATTCAAAGGTATCGCCGTCTATGACACGGCTGGCACTGCTCTAGCCATGACTTCCGGCCTCGCCGCGCTGCTCCGCACCTGCCCGGCCACCGCAGCGCACGCCGTCCAACAAGATGCGGCCACCGAGGACTATGTCGTCATCGGCGACGCTCCGTTCCAGATCTACGCTCTGCCGCTACATCGGGCTGGAGAAATCGTGGGGGCACTGGCGCTCGTCAATGACACTGCTTACATCGATGCCCAGGTCTCCCACACGCTTCGCGATTCACTGGTGAATGCCGGCGTTCAGACTCTGCTCATCGCCGGACTCGCTCTTCTCCTCGTCCGCTGGAATTTCATTGCCCCGCTCGCGCGAACTGCAAAATGGCTCAGCATCCTTCGCACCGGCCAGCCGCATGCTCCTCCGGCTCTTTCGCAGAGCGAAATCTTTGCTCAGTTCAATCAAGAGGTCACGCACCTCGCCAACGATCTCACCTCTGCCCGCGCCGTCGCCGAAGAAGAAGCCCGCCTGCGCGACTCCCATGTTTCTCTATGGACCGCCGAGCGCCTGCGCGTCAGCTTCCGCGCCAAGCTGCAGGGCACGCCCCTTTTTGTGGTTTCCAATCGCCAGCCGTACATCCACACCTTCAACGGAAAAAAATCCATCGAAGTCATCGTCCCGGCGAGTGGGCTGGTCACCGCGCTCGAACCCGTCCTCCTGGCGTGCGACGGCACTTGGGTTGCCCACGGCTCGGGCAGCGCCGACCGCGCAGTCGTGGACGCGCACGACCGTCTCCGTGTGCCGCCCGATCATCCGAGTTACACGCTGCGCCGCGTCTGGCTCACCCCCGAAGAGGAGCGCGGCTACTATGCCGGCTTTTCCAATGAAGGCCTCTGGCCGCTCTGCCACATCGCGCACACCCGCCCGGTCTTCCGCCCGCAGGATTGGGAGCGCTACCAGGAAGTCAATCGCCACTTCGCCGACACCATCCTCCAGGAAATGCAGGGCACCGAATCACCGATACTTCTGGCGCAGGACTATCACTTTGCTCTGCTGCCGCGCATGGTCAAGGAAGCTCGCCCCGATGCCCGCGTCGCCATTTTCTGGCACATTCCCTGGCCCAATCCCGAAGTCTTCGGCATTTGTCCCTGGCAGCGCGAGCTTGTTGACGGTCTTCTCGGCGCGGACCTCATCGGCTTTCACATTCAGTCGCACTGCAACAATTTCCTGGAAACCGTCGAGCACGCCTTGGAAGCTCTCACCGAATGGGACCGCTTCGCCGTCAACCGCCAGGGCCATGTCACTCGCGTGCGTCCCTATCCCATCAGCGTCGCGTTTCCTGACAGCAGTCAGACGCGAGTCCCGCTGCGCTCCCCGGGCAAGGAGCGTGCCGATCTATTCGCCGAGCTCGGCGTCGAAGCCTCTCTCCTCGGCCTCGGCGTAGACCGTGTTGATTACACCAAAGGCATTCTCGAGCGCTTCCGCGGCATCGAGAGATTCCTCGAACTGTTTCCCGTCTACCTGAACCGCTTCACTTTCGTTCAGATCGGCGCACCTAGCCGCACCCACATCGACCGTTACCACCATTATCTTGAGGAAGTCTCCGCGGAAGCCGATCGCATCAACGCCCGCTTCCAAACCGCCCTCTGGAAGCCCATCGTGCTATTGAAGCGCCACCATTCACACGAGGAAATTGCGCGCTTTTATCATGCCGCTTCGGTGTGCCTCGTCACATCGCTCCACGACGGCATGAACCTCGTCGCCAAAGAATTTGTCGCCGCGCGCGACGACGAGCGTGGCGTTTTAATCCTCAGCACTTTCGCCGGCGCCGCGAATGAACTCTCCGACGCGCTCCTCGTCAATCCCTATGATGTGCAACACCTGGCTCTGACCGTTTGCCGCGCCCTGGAAATGCCGGATGAGGAACAGACTGCCCGGATGCAGCGCATGCGCCGCGGCGTCCGGAAACACAACGTCTATCGTTGGGCCGCAAATCTCCTCTCTGACCTGACCGAAATTCGCATTGATACTCCGGAGCGCGCCGAAGTGCCATGA
- the otsB gene encoding trehalose-phosphatase, producing the protein MVESASGHLSSGRVTHLFSQWPILAPPIREASHIVLFLDFDGTLVPIAPRPGQVRLRAATRGLLRRLAPHPRLSLIVISGRRRAELQRFIGIRGIRYLGLYGWEHDGKVQLPIQATTALRCAHNTLRNLLSASPGVWIEDKRHSLSIHLPDTAQALRRNLRRTLRVLLRPFLDHLHIFENCRDFEIVPRSNQGKGRAVRDLLAQPTFRRALVIYFGDDLSDEPAFAAIPHGVSVHVGSPRATSARYFLRNSAEVTAALKRLEAALS; encoded by the coding sequence TTGGTCGAATCAGCCTCAGGACATCTCTCCTCTGGCCGCGTCACTCATCTTTTTTCTCAGTGGCCTATTCTCGCTCCTCCGATTCGCGAAGCTTCCCATATCGTCCTGTTCCTCGATTTTGATGGCACCTTGGTCCCCATCGCTCCGCGTCCCGGGCAAGTTCGGCTGCGGGCCGCGACACGCGGACTCCTACGGCGCCTCGCCCCTCACCCTCGTCTCTCTCTCATCGTCATCAGCGGTCGCCGCCGCGCTGAACTCCAGCGGTTCATCGGCATTCGCGGCATCCGATATCTGGGCCTTTATGGCTGGGAACATGATGGTAAAGTGCAGCTTCCCATTCAAGCGACCACTGCCCTGCGCTGTGCCCACAACACGCTCAGAAATCTTCTTTCGGCGTCTCCCGGCGTCTGGATCGAAGACAAGCGCCATAGTCTTTCCATCCATCTTCCCGACACGGCTCAAGCATTGCGGCGCAATCTTCGCCGCACCCTTCGCGTGCTCCTTCGGCCATTCCTTGACCACCTGCACATTTTCGAAAACTGTCGCGACTTTGAAATTGTTCCGCGCTCGAATCAAGGCAAAGGCCGCGCCGTGCGTGATCTTCTCGCTCAGCCAACCTTCCGCCGCGCTTTGGTCATCTATTTCGGCGATGATCTCTCCGACGAACCCGCCTTCGCCGCCATCCCCCATGGCGTCTCCGTCCACGTCGGTTCGCCTCGCGCGACGTCCGCCCGCTATTTCCTTCGCAATTCCGCGGAAGTCACCGCCGCACTCAAACGATTGGAGGCTGCTCTTTCATGA
- a CDS encoding DUF5752 family protein, which produces MNIAETPFEFFTVAYLTRIGNQSACTLSELLSGLEHCSDNSIFHHTYQTLGAHHFLTEGFSNDFAQWVLAAANRDPLAEQLAALDIRDYVSIAALRSDLCRLVRDYCAEHPQFAAQSALEPFYFCESVEVTAPLRYKAATLEQFRYGLERLSHAAFYFHFISSRLRLHLQTNDFSLWLNGGLGLSTLASSFNRIDIYTNTLDTVRSKMFRLIDREQRKP; this is translated from the coding sequence ATGAACATTGCCGAAACACCTTTCGAATTCTTCACCGTTGCTTATCTCACACGTATCGGCAACCAGTCCGCCTGCACGCTCTCCGAGCTGCTCTCCGGACTCGAACATTGCAGCGACAACTCCATCTTTCATCACACCTATCAAACTCTCGGTGCCCACCACTTCCTGACGGAAGGTTTTTCGAATGATTTCGCCCAGTGGGTGCTTGCCGCTGCGAACCGCGACCCGCTCGCCGAGCAGCTCGCCGCCCTCGACATCCGTGACTACGTCTCTATCGCCGCCCTCCGCAGCGATCTCTGCCGTCTCGTCCGGGATTACTGCGCCGAGCATCCGCAGTTCGCCGCGCAATCCGCCCTCGAACCTTTCTACTTCTGCGAAAGCGTCGAGGTGACCGCGCCTCTCCGCTACAAAGCCGCCACGCTCGAACAATTCCGCTACGGTCTCGAACGCCTCAGCCACGCCGCTTTCTACTTTCATTTCATTTCCTCTCGCCTTCGCCTGCACCTCCAGACCAACGATTTTTCGCTTTGGCTGAATGGCGGTCTCGGCCTTTCCACTCTCGCCTCGAGTTTCAATCGCATCGACATCTACACCAACACGCTCGACACCGTGCGCAGCAAAATGTTCCGCCTCATCGATCGGGAACAGAGGAAACCATGA
- a CDS encoding glycosyltransferase, protein MIEAPVALRIPLDAYAALLGAGEIDELRALAAPLKGRRVQMVNSTAVGGGVAEILNRLVPLAQELELPIRWDVMTGGEDFFEVTKSFHNALHGGSYHPCAKDFEIFLAYNERNRARLSLDAEFTVIHDPQPAALIDARRSGSGHWIWRCHIDLSHPHHAVWTFLERFVSHYDGAIFSSPEFSRHLPIPQYLFYPAIDPLSDKNRDLDPTFVSGVLERYNIDPRRVILTQISRFDRLKDPVGVIRAYRIVKRYFDCQLVLAGGSASDDPEGSAVLKEVLHEAGNDPDIHVLELHAWAPLEVNALQRASTIVIQKSLREGFGLTVTEALWKKKPVVASAVGGIPTQIIHKHTGLLAHSVEGTAYQIRYLLSHPEIAAKLGEHGHQHVKENFLITHNLKNYIVLFLSLLRK, encoded by the coding sequence ATGATCGAAGCGCCCGTTGCACTGCGTATCCCCCTGGATGCCTACGCCGCGCTTCTCGGCGCCGGGGAAATCGATGAGCTCCGCGCTCTCGCCGCTCCGCTCAAGGGCCGTAGGGTCCAGATGGTCAATTCCACCGCCGTCGGCGGCGGCGTCGCGGAAATTCTCAACCGCCTCGTGCCTCTCGCACAGGAGCTCGAACTCCCCATTCGCTGGGATGTCATGACCGGCGGCGAAGATTTCTTCGAAGTCACCAAATCCTTCCACAACGCCTTGCACGGCGGCTCTTATCATCCTTGCGCCAAAGACTTCGAAATCTTTCTCGCCTACAACGAACGAAATCGTGCGCGCCTCTCCTTGGACGCAGAATTCACCGTCATCCACGACCCGCAACCCGCCGCGCTCATTGATGCGCGCCGGAGCGGCTCGGGTCATTGGATCTGGCGCTGCCACATCGATCTTTCCCACCCTCATCACGCTGTCTGGACTTTTCTCGAAAGGTTCGTCTCGCACTATGACGGCGCCATCTTCTCTTCGCCCGAGTTTTCCCGGCACCTTCCCATTCCGCAATATCTGTTCTATCCCGCCATCGATCCTCTCTCCGACAAGAATCGCGATCTCGATCCCACTTTCGTATCTGGCGTTCTCGAGCGCTACAACATCGATCCCCGCCGGGTCATCCTCACCCAAATCTCCCGCTTCGATCGCCTCAAAGACCCTGTGGGCGTCATTCGCGCCTATCGCATCGTCAAGCGCTATTTCGATTGCCAGCTTGTCCTCGCCGGGGGCAGCGCCTCCGACGACCCCGAAGGCTCCGCCGTCCTAAAAGAAGTCCTCCACGAGGCCGGCAACGACCCCGACATTCACGTCCTCGAACTTCACGCCTGGGCCCCGCTCGAAGTCAACGCCCTCCAGCGCGCCTCCACTATCGTCATCCAAAAAAGTCTCCGCGAAGGTTTTGGCCTCACCGTCACCGAAGCGCTCTGGAAGAAGAAACCTGTCGTCGCCTCAGCCGTCGGCGGCATCCCCACGCAGATCATCCATAAACACACCGGCCTCCTCGCGCATTCCGTGGAAGGCACGGCCTATCAAATACGTTATCTGTTGTCGCATCCGGAAATCGCCGCGAAACTCGGGGAGCACGGCCACCAGCATGTCAAGGAAAACTTCCTCATCACGCACAATCTCAAGAACTACATCGTCCTCTTCTTGAGCCTCTTGCGTAAGTAA